The genomic DNA CATGTGTAGTCTTCAGCTTTTCATAACAACGATTTTTAtcttgaaaaataacaaaagcgaATTCACTGTTACCGGGCTCTCGATATTCAATTCTGCATCGCAGAAAATACAGAACGTTGGCGTAATATCAGCTTTGGTATCTATTATCTGCACTTTATAATAAAAGCCAGTATTATTATTAGCCCTTAATTAAACAGATTATCGCTTACGAGACGTGTCTGTCTGTAGCGTTAGTGATAACAACTAGGAAGGTCAAACACGTGTTTGTTTTATCAGTTTATCTTACTCGTTTCTTTATATAACGTGCAGAAAAATTATATAGATGTTATAGTGAGGCGAgattgaataaatgtattagtCAGAGACTTCGTCGACCGTTAAATGGGGAATAAAAAATTGCACATAGAATAAGAATGTTATGTAAGAAATGTCACCGTTTCACCTCTAGATAGTAATTACGCAACGATATACTCGTATTTCATTGAGTAGAAAACATAGAAGGACAATAGACGCGAATGTATTTGCGGAAAATGAAGAGTTGAATTCACTCGTGAGGTTAAATTGGCAACGAATCTAGACaccatatttaaataaaattaatatcaattgcAGGAGAAAGTATGCTGCTTGCTAAAAGTGTTTTTCGGTATAAATAATGCCAATTAGtttgttatgtatttacaattttttgcttttgtttcgacgtaaagtttttgttgtaattgGGGTTAATTAAACGTTAGATGAATCACTTATGACCGCCgcctattatttataaatggaaagtatatttaaaagatttaattattcGCATGCCTTTTAACGCAATCATTAAAACATGTGTGAGACAGTGTTGTATAAATGTTGGCAGGGGTTCGATGTTCGTCGATTTCAGTTCCAATTTTATTTGAGGCGACACAAAACGAGTAAGCACGCTATTTGTATACGTAACATCGTGAAAACTGACGAACAAAAGACGGTGATTTTCGTAAGTGGGAATACGTCGCGTCAGTCTGTGGGGGAGTGAATTCCAGCTGTGAGCGGGGTCAATGACCGCTCGGTTCGCGGGTTGTGCAACATTCGGCCGGCATTTCAAGGGCAGTCACGATTTGTGTTACTGATTTTTGCACTGTGTGCACACAGTGGTTTAGTGCGGCATGTATGCCACGCGTTGGTACTGAAGCCAGAACTAAAATAGCATCGGCTTGTGAAATAGACGCTGTCGTATAgtttaatggtttaataatgTTAAGTCAGGTGACTCTACACTCGCCGAGAGCATGCAgcgttttaaataaacattaaaagtaCGAGCCACACAATGTGTTCATCTATTAATGATATATTGCGTCTTACTAGTTGTAAAAACAATGGACAATAATTAATAGCAATAAGCCAATAACGATAAGGCAATGAATCATTTAGTGATTTTATTACCAAGCTCATTTGATTTTACTAAAaggctaattaattaaatcatgtaCTAGGAAAATACTAGCGGAAATATGAGGACtgagtaaaaatacaaacagtaaTAATTATCGCATTAAATTTTCACATAAGATAATTGTTTCAGTTATTACGTATATACACAGTtaccttaaacaaaaaaaaaactgcataaaAAAACGCGCCGTCAATCGCGGAGTCCTTGGTTCAGGTCACGGTGATGTCATAACATTGCCGGTTTTACTCAGCCTCGTAAAAACCTTTACTACAAGTCTATCGATCTAAAACAACTGACGGACCACGACGCCAAATTATATTGATCCAAACGATGAAAACCTCCCTACCGCCTTTTCTAacgaaatataacaaaataaaaatatatttattttataaaaacgaattttatttaaaacccaCGCAAGTTTAATTGATATATATTCCTGTTACTCTACCTCAGGGAAAATATAATGGGAATTTGTAATCGGACTTACCTTAGATAATATAGTTAGGTCCAAGGAAAACTACGATGAAAACATGTAATCTATTttaggtaattttaatattcaaggcTTCTGTAAGATTTgtgttagtaaaaaatattgagcgAATACAGCACTTATAGTTTCAGTTTCACATCACTTTTTAATtcagctttttaattaaaactatttgcaCTAAAGTGTTACTTAATTCTAGCTAGAACATAACTAATCGTGCGTGAGTGTTGTCCCCACGCCCAAGCGGTTGCGAGCGACCTACTGACTGACCGTATCACATTCGATCTTGCTCCGTGCCATGAGTCATTGTTCTCATGACATTGAAACCCCTTAAACAACAACTTCACGGTGTATATGAGAACTCGACTAAAGATAAGAGTACCCAACACGAGGACGCTACTCGTAGCACCATCTGATACAGAACTCTATTTCTTCCACAGTATTAGTTCCCGAAAACTCCGCAAAATACTCTGCTCTacatattttgtcaattttatataCACTAGCGACATCTATTGTCGTTTATGGGAACTAACACCGTCGAATAGCAACTATGGCCACTATGGGTGACGATTGAGGAAAATAACTTCGTGCAAATATTTATCGTATAAAACTAGGAAAATCTgcattataaaaatgtacttacataACTACAGGAAATGCCTAGCAAATTGGTAAATTTATGGTGCAGCAACCCAATTTTAaaatcagcgccatctatttaCGCAGCAATAAACTAGTACAATACCTACTATTCGAAGTAACATGCATCCATACCTTGATTATGGGGTGATACTgcataaattaataatctaCAACATATTGTCCTGAAAATTcaaaaaagtatgaaacaaaaaGTTACCGAGgatacaaaacaacaacaaatctTAGGACATTAGtttattaagtataatattacaataatgtcAGACCTTAATACATTTGTGCGAGACAAGGTAATCACTTCTCTTTCTTATCAGATGAGAGGGAGTTGTAGAGTTTTGTGATTTCGTTAATGACAAGGGGCTGGACAATTGTTCCGTTTGTGTCTATGAAGTTGGCAAAGGACTTGATGATGGATGCCTCGCGGGTCTTGCCGGTAGAGTCGCGCATCACAAGGACTAGGTTGTATTTGTCGTCATGTCTGTTGAGAATAGAATGTTTCAATTTGTGGGTTATTTTGAGTAGTAGGTAAGTGTGTGTGATTAGGGTGTTTAAACAATGAACAAAGAaggtagtttttattacaataattttaaggggaaatttaaaaaaaataaaattatttcctaAGTACGAAAAAGAATgtattaactatattttttttagttcctCAACATAAAATCATGattcaaaaataatccttacttataaatgcaaaagtaactccgtctatctgtctgtctgttatgctttcacgtctaaaccttgagaaagaacataggatagttttatctcggacttttgaagagttctcttggaaactcGATGTAACCGACCGCGAtgtgaagccgcgggcgaaaagctagttatgtTATAAGTGTAATAGTAAGTTCAATCTTATAATACTTACTTCTTAACATAAGAGCTTGCTTCCCAAACCCTGTTGTTATTTCCATTCTTTTCCTTGGCAACCACAAACACACCCTTTTCTTTAAATGTTGTGTAAAGAGTAAGAATGCCCATCAGTATGAAATATGATGAGACACAGATAATGAGAACCagtctgtaataaaaataatcatattattactaAAGACAttaaagcttatttaaataatatgaatatgataGATAACCCATTTCACAcggacaaacaaaaaaataatattcagtcAGTCATAGattgaagaaataattaaaaacaaatgtgataaattgaaaaaataatcaattttacttttgtttacttttatacaGAAGTTCACCTTTGTAAGCAATACTATATTCCTGGTCTTTGCAGGAGTTTGGTAAATTATGCTCCTTGATTTCtggttaaaagaaaataagaatatttccTAAGGTTTACAGTTAGGATTTCTCTGGATTCAATAATGTTATACATACCTAGACTGAGGGAATGGGTATAGGTAGTCCCATAGAAGGGCATAGAGAGCAACACCAACAGCTAACGCACATAGAAAAAGTCTGCCATCAATCAGAGCAAAGCTTTCTTTGCATTTTAAATCTCCAGTAAGTACctgcaataatataaatagttgtATTCAAATACTCGCAAAGTACCGcagtaatgttatttataatcataatgttattaattaataacactgcataataatatggtaaaataataaatgaaaaaaggtgATACTGGAACCTagaaattagaaatataatatttacctcTCTGATAGCATCATCAATAGCATTTTTAGCGGCAGCACCATCccatttattgatttttacggtctaaaaaataaaaacaatatgtaacataaacttatttattttaggtatttacTCGATACTAGTGTTACTTAAAAACATgacagtatttaaaatcaagttcaAATTACGTATGTTTAAGCTAACTTTtggataaataacaaaatattcatttgaaaaCATTCATTGTAACGTGACGTGTCTTTAACCGAGCTCGGTATATTTATACCGAACTTGAATGAAATAAGAAGTATATAAAATTACCTCAGGAGTTTCAGCCATTGTGTTAAGTTTCTTTATGGGAAtagtaaattaacataaacgGGATACTTGtaacaaatatgaaattattctCCGCTGTCTGTTGATTTTCTCACCCTCGCTTGGTTATTTTTTGACACGACTTGACATTAGGATTGTGAGATGTTGGAACGTCACGACGCTGCGTTCCTAAATAGCGAATTGAAGTGAGGTATAATCGATATCCAAGTTTTAacactattacaaaaaaatttaaacacacATATTAAAAACTTGGATTCCACATCGGTATATTCGTTATTTTAGCACTGAAAACcaaaatttttaatgaaattagcaGATCCAgatgttaaagatatttttatgatttgttgCGATTTTAATTACCTGTGGAGAGATCGCttctttagtttattattttgtctataCTCATTAGCACCGTTCCCAACAAAAAAGCAATGAGATGAAGCAAAGTAAAATGagacaaaaatgaaattttgctTGATAATAACGTTccgttttttttgtgaaagagtctgatagttttgtataaattataatatttgaataaatgcaCCAGATACTATTAGTCATAAAGTGATGGTATGTAGTCATAGTCAAATTATCATGAAATGTTATTGCTGAACCATCAACACCAACCGGTGGCTTCATTCCATGGATTAGTATGATATTCAAAAACGAGGGATGTAAATGTTATAACTCAATAACGAACGGTTGAGCCTGTCGTTGTTAATTCtgccttttatttttttattataaccatGTGGCATTGACAGCAATAAGAAACAACAACGATCGAAAGAGGTCACTGTATGCCCATCCATGTTCTGTGCGTTTGTGATGtgaaaacaattacatttttagGTTGTATGTTGCTGCACTAAAATAGTACAATGGCGAAAAGAAAGAAGGCAGCAGCGAAAACTCCGGCAACGAGACGCACTACTCGTCGCGCCAAGCAGGAAGCCGAAGCTGCAGCGTCCGCCGAGGGCGAGACCTCTACACCTACCGAGCCGAGCGTCGCCGACAGCAACGAGAAGGGACCAGAGAACGCGCCAACTGATGCACCTTCTGTATCTGACACACAGGCATCAGAATCATCAGAGCTTGCTCTTACCAAACCTTGTCAAGTACCAATCGTAGCATTGCATAAGAAATTCGGTAAATACCGCTGTTTGTTTAACAGTGATGAGACTTTCACTAGGAAATATGACATTGGCAGTGATAGTGAAACAAATAGTAGTGTAGAAATAAGAGTTGTGGACCCATGTGCAAGTTCTGAATCTGATTCGAATGCTGCATTAGATGCACAGTCAGACACCAACAGTGGAGCTAATTTCAGTCCAATGGATAGTACAATAAATACGCAGAGCAATTCTAGAGACATATCACCCATACCCATGATGAGTGTACAAACACATAGTAGTGAAATTCCATTATTAAGTCAAGAAGAACCAGAGGAAAAGAAATTGAATCTAGAGCTTGAGTCAAATGCAATAGATTTAACAGAAAGTGATTCTAAACTTAGTACTATTACAGAACAAGCACCTGAACCACAAGATGAGTGTGTCGTTATTAAAGACACATTACAAGAGTCAAAGCCGGAAGAAGTGGTTCAGGAAGACATTCCAGTGGAGGAAGAACAAATAGAGTTTACAGGTGAATATGATGAGGAAATAATCACTATTGTACAGATAGTAGAGGATGACAACCAAGAAATGATGTATTACAACATCAAAATAGATAGCCCTCAAGATGAAACCGTTGAGGTAAACGATAATGAGGAAAACAAAGACAACTCTCAAACTGCAGATTTCCAGAAACACTTTGAGAACCTTAATCTAGCTTCAACAGTAGAAATTGAAACTCCAATGGAATGTTCAGACATTAATGACATCAGGACACCACCCTGCAACACTCCTGATCTTCCATTTCCTAAAGAAAACCTTAATGAGGTTCTAATGAGACCAGATCCAAGTCTAACACCAAGTTCTACACTCTCCGATGATAGCAACTCATCAAGAATAACTGAACAAAACCCAAACAATTCAAATGATTCTGCTGAGTCATCACCCACTGGTGTCAGAAGATCAAGTAGGATCAAGACAATTAGTAATatgaaacagaaaacaaaaggTTATGGATTGGTAAAGACTCCTCTGAAAAAGGCTTTAATTACCCAAACAAAGTTAAAACTCGAGGAAATTGGGTCTGACAGCCAGGAGAAAACAAGTGAATCTCTTCCTAGTACTACACCAAATTCTCCATCCTTTCCTGTGCCTTCAGAGATGCCAGTGAAAGTGAAATCTCGTTGGAGGAGGTCCAGTGAGCTGGAAATGGGTGCCAGTTCCCCTGCTAACTCACCACTGGCTAGCCCTAGTCTACCACAACAGCGGCTGCCCTTGGTAGCTGAAAGTCCTTGCCCACCTGAAGAAGAACAAGAATCTATACCTCTTACGAAGGAAGCTTATGACAAAATAATAGAAGAGAGAATGAACCAGTATGAACATTTAGAAGAAAATGAGTATTTATGTGAGAGAATGATTAGTAAGGAGACTAAGAAGATGACTTGTGACTGTTTTATGACCAAAGAGGAATTGGAGAGAGGGGAACTGGCTTGTGGAGAGGACTGTCTCAATAGACTGCTTATGATAGAATGGTaatgtattttaagttatttacatatttgtcTTTCTGCCTATATCCCCTTTTCGATTTCCTCTAAAACTTTCTTCATGTCAAtgatagttaaattatttttcttcatcatATTTCTTGTTAATCTGCAATATTGGAtcctaaatattgttttttatttacagtaactCTCGGTGTCCAGTTGGCGACAGATGTACAAATAGAAGGTTCCAGAAGAGAGAGAATGCAGCTCTGAAAGTATTCTATGCTGACAAGAAGGGGTGTGGAGTGGAAGCCAATAGTGATATACCAGCGTGAGTACCATCCTTAAAAGATTTAGTAAAATTGTAAGTAAGCTAAAAACCTTCatagtcttaaaatattaaggCCTCCTTTCTAGCAGTAAATGCAGTTGTGTtgattgttgaaatttatttgtgacTTGATATTATTACTGAATTAAGTATATGCTAGTAAAGCGAAAGATTGGAATTAATTGTTCTGCAATTggaaataatgattaaaaattaaaaataaacatgctATAAAcaaatgtgtgtttttttgtgttatgtGATGTCACGTTATACGCATTTTATGGTTGGTTACGCGATCTCGACTTATCAATTTAAGAAGTGATTTTTACTGTATTCATTTGTACATAATTCTACTGTACATCTGTAAGATATGAACACCTCCTaaagaaattattgtttttttttgtagctctTGGATATAGTGGACAGTAGatagataaaatgttttttccttATGTGTATGCAAGTACTCATAGTAACAATTAGTATCAATAGAAggataatattttgataaaattgcgtgtctatttatttactataaaatataaacgatAACTGTATATGTTATGTCTAGCTTACAAAGTTTTAgagcataatattaaaatagtaacttatttttttacgtaaaacaCGGACTTATTCGAGCATacagaaaataaacatacaaattgcAATAGAGGAACTActcaacaataataattgttaataatgatATGTAATTAGATACTTCGTAGTATGGATACAAGAATTTATTGCGATCTCTTATAAAATGCCTCGCGAATAACAGTGTTGATTTACTTGTAGAGATAACAAGTAAAAGCTGAGTTAGTATTTTGTAGTAGAATAGCGGTTCATATTCTTAAAACTAAAGTAGCGTGGCGAAACCTGCCATATGAGTATATGAAAATTTCAtctatcacaaaataaatatgtctaaaTTTAACAATGTAAATGTTTCagaatgtaacaataaatactgggacttccttaattattttaaaatatcactgTAAAATTGGTAAATTACCAAATTCTGAACCTTGATATCTTGAATCCTCTTCGTTGAATGTTCTTTATAACCCCACATAAATGAAATTTATCAATTCGTCTTCCAGAGGCGAGTTCCTTCTCGAATACGTCGGCGAAGTGCTGGACTACGAGCAATTCTACAAGCGGGCACAAGCTTACTCCGACGACAACAACCTACATCACTACTTCATGTCGTTAAAGGGCGATACAGTCATCGACGCGACCCTCAAAGGCAATATATCCCGGTTCATAAACCACTCGTGTGATCCAAACGCTGAAACACAGAAGTGGACGGTGAATGGAGAGCTAAGAATAGGATTCTTCAGTAAACGGGATATTGCGGTAGGCGAAGAGTTGACGTTCGATTACCAGTTCCAGAGGTTTGGGTAAGTTGTTTTGCTATTCATAGCTATTTCTCATTTGAagtagaatatttaatatttgttggaGTTCTCGTAAATGATATCGTATCTAAGTCAATGATGCTAAGTTTTCggactataataaataaaatcatttgtacACTGTACCTTTAAAAATCGTATATGATATGTGTTGAATATCCCAATAGCTGGTTCTTTAACACTAAACAAATAAGGAAAGCATTGATTTAATAATTGCGATTGTTTGTTATCtgtttgactggcctgttggtctagtggtgagtgaccct from Trichoplusia ni isolate ovarian cell line Hi5 chromosome 4, tn1, whole genome shotgun sequence includes the following:
- the LOC113493171 gene encoding signal peptidase complex subunit 2 yields the protein MAETPETVKINKWDGAAAKNAIDDAIREVLTGDLKCKESFALIDGRLFLCALAVGVALYALLWDYLYPFPQSRLVLIICVSSYFILMGILTLYTTFKEKGVFVVAKEKNGNNNRVWEASSYVKKHDDKYNLVLVMRDSTGKTREASIIKSFANFIDTNGTIVQPLVINEITKLYNSLSSDKKEK